One Nocardiopsis gilva YIM 90087 genomic window, CGCAGATCCGCCGAAAACCGCCGACCACGGCGACTCCAAGACCGTTCTCGAAGGACCCGAGATCCAGCGGGCGCTCACCCGTATCGCCCACGAGGTCCTCGAACGCACCAAGGGCGGAGAAGACGTCACCCTACTGGGAATTCCCACCCGGGGCGTCCCGCTCGCCGGACGACTCGCACAGCGCATCGAGCGCGTCGAGGACCGCGCCGTCCCCTGGGGGTCGCTGGACATCACCATGTACCGCGACGACCTCCGACTGGCACCCGCGCGGGCGCTCGGCCGCACCGACATTCCGGCCGAAGGCATCGACGGCCGCGTCGTCGTCCTCGTCGACGACGTCCTGTTCTCCGGACGCACCGTCCGCGCCGCCCTCGACGCCCTCAACGACCTGGGCCGCCCGCGCGCCGTCCAGCTCGCCACCCTCGTCGACCGCGGCCACCGCGAGCTGCCGATCCGCGCCGACTACGTCGGCAAGAACCTGCCGACCTCGCTCCGCGAGAACGTCACGGTCCTGCTCGACGAACTCGACGGCCGCGACGCCGTCGTGCTCGGCCCCGCCAAGCCCCGTCCCGGAGCGGAGGACGACAACTGATGCGACACCTGCTCTCCGCGGGGGACCTCAGCCGCGACGAGGCCACCCTCATCCTGGACACCGCCCGGGAACTCGCCCAGGCCGGGGCGCGCTCGGTCAAGAAGTTCCCGACCCTGCGCGGGCGCACTGTGGTCAACCTCTTCTACGAGGACTCCACCCGCACCCGCACCTCCTTCGAGCTCGCCGCCAAGCGGCTGTCCGCCGACGTCATCAACTTCTCGGCCAAGGGCTCCAGCGTCGCCAAGGGCGAGAGCCTCAAGGACACGGCGCTCACCCTGCAGGCCATGGGCGCTGACGGCGTCGTCATCCGGCACTCCGCCTCCGGCGCCGCCCACCGGCTCTCCGGCTGGGTCGACGGCTCCGTCGTCAACGCCGGCGACGGCACCCACGAGCACCCCACCCAGGCGCTGCTGGACGTCTACACCATGCGCGAGCGCATGGGCCGCCTCGACGGCCTGCGCGTCGCCATCGTCGGCGACGTGCGGCACAGCAGGGTCGCCCGCTCCAACGTGCTGCTCCTGCACA contains:
- a CDS encoding aspartate carbamoyltransferase catalytic subunit; this encodes MRHLLSAGDLSRDEATLILDTARELAQAGARSVKKFPTLRGRTVVNLFYEDSTRTRTSFELAAKRLSADVINFSAKGSSVAKGESLKDTALTLQAMGADGVVIRHSASGAAHRLSGWVDGSVVNAGDGTHEHPTQALLDVYTMRERMGRLDGLRVAIVGDVRHSRVARSNVLLLHTLGAEVTLVAPPTLVPVSVHTWPCAVSYDLDETLAKSDVVMMLRVQAERMQGAYFPTPREYSRRYGLDGERFAKMHDEAIVMHPGPMVRGMEISAEVADSPRCTVTEQVANGLSIRMAVLYLLLGGSESAIGA
- the pyrR gene encoding bifunctional pyr operon transcriptional regulator/uracil phosphoribosyltransferase PyrR translates to MCAQKRTEGDARTAHTADPPKTADHGDSKTVLEGPEIQRALTRIAHEVLERTKGGEDVTLLGIPTRGVPLAGRLAQRIERVEDRAVPWGSLDITMYRDDLRLAPARALGRTDIPAEGIDGRVVVLVDDVLFSGRTVRAALDALNDLGRPRAVQLATLVDRGHRELPIRADYVGKNLPTSLRENVTVLLDELDGRDAVVLGPAKPRPGAEDDN